In Candidatus Methylomirabilota bacterium, the genomic window CCGCCCAGGGAGTCGAGGCCCAGACACTGGCGAACTACTACCTGGCGCTGGAGTCGAACCTCACCATCATCCCGGTGGTGAACAAGATCGACCTGCCGCAGGCCGACATCGAGGGCACCAAGCAGCAGCTCGCCGACGTGCTGGGGCTCGATCCCGACGAGGCGCTCCTGATCAGCGCCAAGGCGGGGACCGGGGTGCCGGAGGTGCTCGAAGCCGTGGTGCAGCGCATCCCGCCGCCGGCCGGCGACCCGAACGGTCCGCTCCGGGCGCTGGTCTTCGACTCGTTCTACGACCCCTACCAGGGCGTCGTGGTCTACGTGCGCCTGCTCGACGGCCGCGTCTCGCCCGGCATGAAGATCCTGCTGATGTCGAACGGTCGCGTGTACGAGGTGCAGCAGGTCGGCGTCTTCACCCCGCGGATGGTGCGCGTCGACGAGCTCACGTCGGGGCAGGTCGGCTTCATCACCGCCGGCATCAAGCGGGTGGCGGACTCCCGGGTCGGCGAGACCATCACCGAGGCGGCCAACCCGACCCCGGCGGCGCTCCCGGGCTTCCGCGAGGCCAAGCCCATGGTCTTCTCCGGACTCTACCCGGTGGAAGACACCGCGTATCAGGCGCTGCGGGACGCCCTCGAGAAGCTCCGGCTGAACGACTCCGCCTTCAGCTTCGAGCCCGAGTCTTCCATCGCGCTCGGGTTCGGGTTCCGGTGCGGCTTCCTCGGGCTGCTCCACATGGAGATCATCCAGGAGCGGCTCGAGCGCGAGTTCGGCCTGACGCTGATCGCCACCGCGCCCTCGGTCCGGTACCGGGTCGTCACCGTCCGGGGCGAGACCCTCGAGATCGAAAACCCCGCCAAGCTGCCGCCCGCCGGGGACATCCAGGAGATCCAGGAGCCATATGTCCGCGGCTCCGTCTTCGTCCCGACCGAGTTCATGGGACCGGTCTACAAGCTGGCCCAGGACGCCCGGGGGGAACACCGGGCGATCGAGCACATCGGCCCCCGCGTCCACCTCGTCTTCGAGTTCCCCCTGGCCGAGATCATCGTCGACTTCTACGACAGGCTGAAGTCGCTCTCCCGGGGATATGCCTCCTTCGACTAC contains:
- the lepA gene encoding translation elongation factor 4, with the translated sequence MSLDLIRNFSIIAHIDHGKSTLADRLLELTGSLDPRKTVDQVLDSMDLERERGITIKAHTVRLLYQARDGNQYTLNLIDTPGHVDFSYEVSRSLAACDGAILVVDAAQGVEAQTLANYYLALESNLTIIPVVNKIDLPQADIEGTKQQLADVLGLDPDEALLISAKAGTGVPEVLEAVVQRIPPPAGDPNGPLRALVFDSFYDPYQGVVVYVRLLDGRVSPGMKILLMSNGRVYEVQQVGVFTPRMVRVDELTSGQVGFITAGIKRVADSRVGETITEAANPTPAALPGFREAKPMVFSGLYPVEDTAYQALRDALEKLRLNDSAFSFEPESSIALGFGFRCGFLGLLHMEIIQERLEREFGLTLIATAPSVRYRVVTVRGETLEIENPAKLPPAGDIQEIQEPYVRGSVFVPTEFMGPVYKLAQDARGEHRAIEHIGPRVHLVFEFPLAEIIVDFYDRLKSLSRGYASFDYDFAEFRASDLVKLDILLNGDPVDALSVIVHRDKAYERGKLLAEKLKGVIPRQLFEVVIQAAIGSRVIARESVRPLKKNVTAKCYGGDITRKRKLLERQKEGKKRMKQLGRVEIPQEAFLSVLRS